A stretch of Paenibacillus sp. URB8-2 DNA encodes these proteins:
- a CDS encoding S8 family peptidase, with protein MDFHEFWKLVLEEAAAAPGNAERRIVTFHDPRQYAGALSQWKFLKSRRPGLRRVKVSPLIRAFFVPAAGAVKLMQRYAEAVAVEEDLRIQIHSHTLSPAANKNSHSLPWGVRAIRAPQAWSRSTGVHIKIGVIDTGADFLHPDLKSSLASGVNLLHRGMLPIDDNGHGTHIAGTLAAAGGMRGMMGVAPRSLIYPVKAFDHTGSAFVSDIVLAIDWCVQNRIDLINMSFGMKSRSNALHDVVVKAYRAGIPIIASSGNDGKRGGDYPARYSEAIAVGAIDRKRRVASFSNHGSYIDVYGPGENVTSCWPKEGYKEMSGTSMATSHVTGAAALLLALRPGITPRELKLALRRTSSPLLLRKGQRRVTLGGGTVDAMRLLRARAKRPTGAGSAPRMPG; from the coding sequence ATGGACTTTCACGAATTTTGGAAACTGGTGCTTGAAGAAGCAGCGGCCGCTCCCGGAAACGCTGAACGGCGAATCGTTACTTTTCACGATCCCCGTCAGTATGCCGGAGCGCTGTCGCAGTGGAAATTCCTGAAGTCACGCCGGCCCGGACTGCGCAGGGTCAAAGTGTCTCCACTGATCCGGGCCTTTTTTGTGCCGGCGGCCGGAGCCGTGAAGCTGATGCAAAGATATGCCGAAGCGGTCGCCGTCGAAGAGGATTTGCGCATTCAAATCCATTCACATACCCTGTCTCCTGCCGCGAATAAGAATTCGCACTCTCTGCCTTGGGGCGTCAGGGCGATTCGCGCTCCCCAGGCATGGTCGAGATCGACCGGCGTTCATATTAAAATCGGCGTCATTGACACCGGAGCGGATTTCCTCCATCCCGATCTTAAGAGTTCGCTCGCCTCTGGAGTGAATCTGTTGCATCGCGGCATGCTTCCTATTGATGATAACGGGCACGGCACGCATATCGCCGGAACGCTCGCCGCCGCTGGCGGCATGCGGGGCATGATGGGGGTGGCGCCGCGTTCCCTGATTTATCCGGTCAAAGCCTTCGATCATACCGGCTCGGCTTTTGTGTCCGATATCGTGCTCGCCATCGATTGGTGCGTTCAGAACCGGATCGATCTCATTAACATGAGCTTCGGAATGAAAAGCCGCAGCAATGCGCTGCATGACGTTGTCGTCAAAGCCTACCGTGCCGGCATTCCGATTATTGCCTCGTCGGGCAATGACGGGAAACGGGGGGGAGACTACCCGGCCCGGTACAGCGAGGCCATTGCCGTTGGCGCTATCGACCGCAAGCGCCGCGTCGCCTCCTTCAGCAACCACGGTTCCTATATCGACGTATACGGCCCGGGGGAAAATGTCACTTCCTGTTGGCCGAAGGAAGGCTACAAAGAAATGAGCGGCACCTCCATGGCAACCTCCCATGTGACGGGAGCCGCCGCCCTGCTGCTCGCTCTGCGCCCGGGGATTACGCCCCGGGAGCTGAAGCTGGCGCTGCGCCGCACCTCATCGCCGCTGCTGCTGCGAAAGGGCCAGCGCCGTGTTACGCTGGGCGGCGGTACGGTAGACGCGATGCGCCTGCTGCGGGCGCGGGCAAAAAGGCCGACAGGCGCTGGGTCGGCGCCGCGAATGCCGGGTTGA
- a CDS encoding copper amine oxidase N-terminal domain-containing protein encodes MIVQSKVSRRTAALFAASSLAALLLAAAPAEGASAAAPSPASAAAPSTAQKAPVLNGLALEHAGFQENGATYVPLKDLSSSLDLQLLWNPGKSSLEVTGLYQAVSLKVGQPKVYTAAGKTIMLGAETLVRNGVTYVPDKLFSKAFGLPVAWNGGNRFSVAYTPKYMMTSAGRELFWLNREHGVLYSGPSGSVPIRAGVIRVADLDWASLSARRINPASYAVEIENASGEPHINNTRWRALVSGGSLVRQAKTHYWNPRMLGMKRDIFAFQGNVVMVDGQTVMLVNPDGHIYKTYNLLELTGINDAFAVEAVDTDFMLVRPFQKGTLILIDRRSGQTVELYKQLLSAADQAWLEAYPDTEIDYPGDKLAYTGRSGDLLSFEWTSFTEGQKIHFTYMLSPLS; translated from the coding sequence ATGATTGTCCAAAGCAAAGTCTCCAGAAGAACCGCCGCCCTGTTCGCCGCTTCCTCTCTTGCCGCATTGCTTCTTGCCGCTGCGCCGGCCGAGGGGGCATCCGCCGCCGCTCCGTCCCCTGCATCGGCAGCTGCACCGTCGACGGCCCAAAAAGCACCCGTTCTGAACGGGCTGGCCCTGGAGCATGCCGGCTTTCAGGAGAACGGCGCCACGTACGTCCCTTTGAAAGATCTCTCTTCTTCTCTGGATCTTCAGCTGCTGTGGAATCCGGGCAAATCCAGCCTTGAGGTGACGGGGCTGTATCAGGCCGTCAGCCTGAAGGTCGGCCAGCCGAAGGTCTATACTGCGGCAGGGAAGACGATTATGCTGGGCGCTGAGACGCTGGTCCGGAACGGAGTGACGTATGTGCCGGATAAGCTGTTTTCCAAGGCTTTCGGCCTTCCCGTCGCCTGGAACGGCGGCAATCGGTTCTCCGTGGCTTATACACCAAAATATATGATGACGTCAGCGGGACGAGAGCTGTTCTGGCTGAACCGGGAGCATGGCGTCCTGTACAGCGGACCGAGCGGCTCTGTGCCGATCCGGGCAGGTGTAATCCGGGTTGCCGATCTCGACTGGGCGAGCCTGTCCGCGCGCCGGATCAACCCTGCCAGTTATGCCGTCGAAATCGAGAATGCCAGCGGTGAGCCGCATATTAATAACACCCGCTGGCGCGCGCTTGTTTCAGGCGGTTCCCTGGTACGTCAGGCAAAGACCCATTACTGGAACCCCCGCATGCTCGGAATGAAACGGGACATCTTTGCTTTTCAGGGCAATGTGGTCATGGTCGACGGGCAGACAGTCATGCTTGTCAATCCGGACGGCCATATTTATAAAACGTATAACTTGCTGGAGCTTACCGGCATCAATGATGCCTTCGCGGTAGAAGCCGTGGATACCGACTTTATGCTGGTCCGGCCCTTTCAGAAAGGTACGCTCATTCTGATCGATCGCCGCAGCGGCCAGACCGTCGAGCTCTACAAGCAGCTGCTTAGCGCGGCCGATCAAGCCTGGCTCGAGGCGTATCCCGACACCGAAATCGATTATCCCGGCGACAAACTGGCCTATACAGGACGCTCGGGAGATCTGCTTTCTTTCGAGTGGACATCCTTCACTGAAGGGCAGAAGATTCATTTTACGTACATGCTTTCCCCTTTATCTTAA
- a CDS encoding transglycosylase domain-containing protein, with protein MPSQSSDKPVRKKSRWRRALRLLVGTAVLLLLTAGALLGYLYQKDLPPIPDDARSRLLDSRGNVLAVFSADGRSHDPVGLKDISPLLIQATLAVEDRKFYEHTGFNFKSMGRAVLVNLEKGSRSQGASTLTQQLARNLYLSHEKTWTRKAKEAFYTLQLEMKYSKDDILRMYLNEIYYGHGAYGVEAASRMYFGKPAASLDLAESALLAGIPKGPTYYSPYNHLDNAKNRQKIILSSMVEMGEITQAEATRAAAENLDIKPREEQTASVSAPYFRDYVGAAAAKLLGIGQGELELEGLSVYTTLDPDMQQAAEAAVAQGMAGAGGLETALVSIDPRTGYIKAMVGGVNYRANQFNHALATTRQPGSSFKPIMYLTALSAKEMTGLTIFNSQPTLFHYDNNRKTYQPRNFGDKYLGEINMRQAIAASDNIYAVNTIMKVGPEKVIEMARKMGIASPLSDVPSLALGASPVSPLEMAGAFSVIADGGIKMPATAILKITDAKGNILYEAPKTGGESIVSPAAAYVLTRLMEGVFETGGTGNRVASLIKRPVAGKTGTTDTDAWMVGFTPELATAVWVGYDKGRDITTTEGRRAAPIFAQYTEKALENVPPKIFPIPDGVVSVYINPESGKLATAACPDKVLETFISGTEPTAYCDLHGGGKEGGQAAGNDAKQGGVSGEDHSWWSDIKRWWLN; from the coding sequence ATGCCGTCTCAATCTTCCGATAAGCCTGTACGGAAAAAAAGCCGCTGGCGCAGAGCCCTCCGGCTGCTGGTCGGTACCGCGGTCCTGCTGCTTCTCACCGCCGGCGCGCTGCTAGGCTATTTATACCAGAAGGACCTCCCGCCGATTCCGGACGATGCCCGCTCCAGACTGCTGGACTCCCGTGGAAATGTGCTGGCCGTCTTCTCTGCCGACGGGCGCAGCCACGATCCGGTGGGGCTTAAAGATATATCCCCTTTGCTGATTCAGGCGACGCTGGCGGTGGAGGACCGCAAGTTTTATGAGCATACCGGATTTAATTTCAAGAGCATGGGGCGGGCGGTGCTGGTTAATCTGGAAAAAGGAAGCCGCTCCCAGGGCGCCAGCACGCTGACCCAGCAGCTTGCCCGCAACCTGTATCTTTCCCATGAAAAAACGTGGACCCGCAAGGCGAAAGAAGCATTTTATACGCTGCAGCTGGAGATGAAGTACAGCAAGGACGACATTTTGCGCATGTACCTCAATGAAATCTATTACGGCCACGGCGCATACGGCGTCGAGGCGGCCTCCCGGATGTATTTCGGCAAACCCGCCGCTTCACTCGACCTTGCGGAAAGCGCGCTCCTGGCCGGCATTCCGAAAGGGCCGACGTATTATTCGCCGTACAATCACCTGGACAACGCCAAAAATCGCCAGAAGATCATCCTGTCCTCCATGGTAGAGATGGGCGAAATCACACAGGCGGAGGCCACACGGGCGGCGGCGGAGAATCTGGATATAAAACCCCGCGAAGAGCAGACGGCATCGGTATCCGCACCCTACTTCCGCGACTATGTCGGCGCCGCGGCGGCAAAGCTGCTCGGCATCGGCCAAGGCGAGCTGGAGCTGGAAGGGCTAAGCGTATATACCACGCTCGATCCGGATATGCAGCAGGCGGCGGAAGCAGCGGTGGCACAGGGGATGGCAGGAGCGGGCGGCCTGGAGACGGCGCTCGTCTCCATTGATCCCAGGACCGGTTATATCAAGGCCATGGTCGGAGGCGTCAATTACCGGGCCAACCAATTCAATCATGCGCTCGCGACGACCCGCCAGCCCGGTTCCTCCTTCAAGCCGATTATGTACTTGACCGCGCTGTCCGCGAAGGAAATGACGGGCCTTACCATCTTCAACAGCCAGCCGACTCTGTTCCATTACGACAACAACCGCAAGACGTACCAGCCCCGGAATTTTGGGGATAAATACCTCGGCGAGATCAACATGCGCCAGGCGATCGCGGCCTCGGACAATATTTACGCCGTCAATACCATCATGAAGGTGGGGCCGGAAAAGGTCATCGAAATGGCGCGCAAGATGGGCATCGCCAGCCCGCTTTCGGACGTGCCCTCGCTTGCGCTCGGCGCCTCGCCGGTCAGCCCGCTGGAAATGGCCGGAGCTTTCTCTGTGATCGCGGACGGGGGCATCAAGATGCCGGCGACGGCCATCCTGAAGATTACGGACGCCAAGGGGAACATACTGTACGAAGCGCCCAAGACGGGAGGGGAAAGCATCGTCTCACCGGCAGCCGCCTATGTGCTGACCCGGCTGATGGAAGGCGTGTTCGAGACGGGGGGAACCGGCAACCGGGTAGCCTCGCTGATCAAGCGTCCCGTCGCCGGCAAGACCGGAACGACGGATACAGATGCCTGGATGGTCGGCTTTACACCGGAGCTGGCCACCGCCGTCTGGGTAGGCTATGACAAAGGACGCGATATTACGACTACCGAAGGAAGACGGGCGGCGCCGATTTTTGCGCAGTATACGGAAAAGGCGCTGGAGAATGTGCCTCCGAAGATTTTTCCGATTCCCGACGGCGTCGTCAGCGTCTACATCAACCCCGAATCCGGCAAACTGGCCACCGCGGCCTGCCCGGATAAGGTGCTGGAGACCTTTATCAGCGGCACCGAGCCAACCGCCTACTGCGATTTGCACGGAGGCGGCAAAGAAGGGGGGCAGGCGGCGGGAAATGACGCCAAGCAGGGCGGCGTTTCCGGAGAAGACCATTCCTGGTGGAGCGATATCAAGCGCTGGTGGCTCAATTAG
- a CDS encoding YwhD family protein, whose product MDNKQPDGKKQIALNIVNAKSKHKGFGAGSIELNNVSPVIIDGGEAVIDIGAMHAKSKVEKGIKFSMNREDVQDGRQVWVVWVAVERTQEGQHYAGLTACEMWIDSAAKRGWKILADHVNKLDSALKRRIVVEGLGAQEKAALKSLLISHNADWWNASPEELKQALEG is encoded by the coding sequence ATGGACAACAAGCAGCCGGATGGCAAGAAGCAGATTGCTTTGAATATTGTGAACGCCAAAAGCAAGCATAAAGGATTCGGAGCGGGTTCGATCGAACTGAACAACGTGTCGCCTGTAATTATCGACGGAGGCGAAGCGGTCATCGACATTGGCGCCATGCACGCCAAGAGCAAGGTGGAGAAGGGGATCAAGTTCTCCATGAACCGCGAGGATGTGCAAGACGGCAGACAGGTCTGGGTGGTCTGGGTAGCCGTTGAACGCACGCAGGAAGGCCAGCATTACGCAGGGTTGACCGCATGCGAGATGTGGATTGACAGCGCGGCGAAGCGCGGCTGGAAGATCCTTGCGGATCATGTGAACAAGCTGGACTCAGCGCTTAAGCGGCGAATTGTTGTCGAGGGGCTCGGCGCGCAGGAGAAAGCGGCGCTGAAGTCGCTGCTCATCTCGCATAACGCGGACTGGTGGAACGCGTCGCCCGAGGAACTGAAGCAGGCCCTCGAAGGCTGA
- the argS gene encoding arginine--tRNA ligase: protein MKQSQNPLALINERVKEAIADAVVAAGLVQREELPSIVLEVPKDKAHGDLATNAAMQLTKIAKRNPRQIAEAIVEHLDLSKASIEKAEIAGPGFINFTLSKSYLYPVIALSLEQGDDYGRTDAGQGQKVEVEFVSANPTGSLHLGHARGAAVGDALCNVLDFAGYEVTREYYINDAGNQVANLSKSIEARYLQELGQSAEMPEDGYFGEDIKGFAKELVAEKGDSLLEMTPGDRAAFFRTYGLEKELDKIKRDLGRFRVPFDIWFSETSLYETGEVLRALDELRDRGEVYELDGATWLQTTKYGDDKDRVLIKNDGTYTYLTPDIAYHSDKYGRGYDKMINIWGADHHGYIPRMKAAMASLGNDPDKLVVLIAQMVSLFQDGEKVKMSKRTGKAVTMEDLMDEVGVDAIRYFFTMRSMDSHLDFDMDLAVSTSNENPVFYVQYAHARICSVFRQAEEQGITLPELAGIDYSKLTAEHEYALLRKVGELPFEVALAAEGYAPHRLVRYVYELAALFHSYYKAERVITEDAAQTLARLALLGAVRQSIANVLRLVGVTAPERM from the coding sequence ATGAAACAAAGTCAAAATCCGCTTGCCCTGATCAATGAAAGGGTGAAAGAAGCCATCGCCGATGCGGTTGTCGCAGCCGGTTTGGTTCAGCGGGAAGAGCTTCCGAGCATTGTGCTGGAAGTGCCGAAGGACAAAGCTCATGGCGATCTGGCGACAAACGCCGCCATGCAGCTGACCAAGATCGCGAAGCGCAATCCGCGCCAGATCGCCGAGGCGATTGTGGAGCATCTGGATTTGAGCAAGGCCTCGATTGAAAAAGCGGAAATCGCCGGCCCGGGATTCATTAACTTTACGCTGTCCAAGTCTTACCTGTATCCGGTCATCGCTCTTTCCCTGGAGCAGGGGGATGATTACGGCCGCACCGACGCCGGTCAGGGACAGAAGGTTGAAGTCGAGTTCGTCAGCGCCAACCCGACGGGCAGCCTGCACCTTGGCCATGCCCGTGGAGCAGCCGTAGGTGATGCGCTATGTAACGTACTGGATTTCGCCGGATACGAGGTTACGCGCGAGTATTATATCAACGACGCAGGCAACCAGGTCGCCAACCTGAGCAAGTCGATCGAGGCCCGGTATTTGCAGGAGCTGGGCCAGTCGGCGGAAATGCCGGAGGATGGCTATTTCGGCGAAGACATCAAGGGCTTTGCCAAAGAGCTTGTTGCCGAAAAAGGCGATTCGCTGCTGGAGATGACGCCCGGAGACCGGGCCGCCTTTTTCCGCACTTACGGGCTGGAGAAGGAATTGGACAAAATCAAGCGCGACCTCGGACGATTCCGCGTGCCTTTTGACATTTGGTTCAGCGAAACCTCACTGTACGAGACCGGGGAAGTGCTGCGCGCGCTGGACGAGCTGCGGGACCGCGGCGAAGTATACGAGCTGGACGGCGCCACCTGGCTGCAGACCACCAAGTACGGCGACGACAAGGACCGCGTGCTGATCAAGAACGACGGCACTTATACGTACCTTACGCCGGATATCGCCTACCACAGCGATAAATACGGCCGTGGATACGACAAAATGATCAATATTTGGGGCGCCGACCATCACGGATACATTCCGCGGATGAAAGCGGCGATGGCTTCGCTGGGCAACGATCCGGACAAGCTGGTCGTACTGATCGCCCAAATGGTCAGCCTGTTCCAGGACGGTGAGAAGGTGAAAATGTCCAAGCGGACCGGCAAAGCCGTAACGATGGAGGATTTGATGGATGAAGTCGGCGTCGACGCGATCCGCTATTTCTTTACTATGCGTAGCATGGATTCCCATCTCGACTTCGACATGGATCTCGCCGTTTCGACCTCAAACGAAAATCCGGTATTCTATGTACAATACGCGCATGCGCGTATTTGCAGCGTATTCCGTCAAGCTGAGGAGCAGGGTATTACCCTGCCGGAATTGGCCGGAATCGATTACTCGAAGCTGACGGCGGAGCACGAATACGCCCTGCTGCGCAAAGTCGGCGAGCTTCCTTTCGAGGTTGCCCTGGCCGCCGAGGGTTACGCGCCGCACCGCCTGGTCCGCTATGTGTACGAGCTGGCGGCGCTCTTCCACAGCTATTACAAAGCGGAGCGCGTCATCACCGAAGACGCCGCCCAGACGCTCGCGCGGCTCGCGCTCCTTGGCGCCGTTCGCCAATCCATCGCGAACGTGCTGCGCCTTGTTGGCGTGACGGCGCCGGAACGGATGTAG
- the rpoE gene encoding DNA-directed RNA polymerase subunit delta: MSTPLNLKLDPEKIKEMPMVDLAFLILKAANTPFYYRDLMAEVAKLRGMSEEEINDTIAQLYTEINIDGRFACVGTNLWGLKRWYPLERSDDPIGNSKRPRIINDEDDDLDDDDFTEEEDSYSGDDEDFDVIDEDRDDLYSDDDSDEEVDEEVVIDDEDIDEEEIEDDEESEEEADDEASDDENDDKF; this comes from the coding sequence GTGAGTACGCCACTTAATTTGAAGCTGGATCCTGAAAAAATCAAAGAAATGCCGATGGTGGACTTGGCGTTTCTGATTCTGAAAGCGGCCAATACGCCGTTCTATTACCGTGACCTGATGGCCGAGGTGGCCAAGCTGCGCGGAATGTCCGAAGAAGAGATCAACGATACGATTGCCCAGTTATATACCGAAATTAATATCGACGGGCGTTTTGCCTGTGTCGGAACCAACCTGTGGGGTTTGAAGCGCTGGTATCCGCTTGAGCGCTCCGACGATCCGATTGGCAACTCCAAGCGTCCGCGCATCATTAATGATGAAGACGATGATTTGGACGATGACGATTTCACCGAGGAGGAAGACTCCTACTCCGGCGATGACGAAGACTTCGACGTGATCGACGAGGACCGCGACGATCTGTATTCCGACGATGACAGCGATGAGGAAGTCGACGAAGAAGTCGTTATAGACGATGAGGATATAGACGAAGAGGAAATTGAAGACGATGAGGAATCCGAGGAAGAGGCCGACGATGAAGCTTCGGATGATGAAAACGACGACAAATTTTAA
- a CDS encoding AbrB/MazE/SpoVT family DNA-binding domain-containing protein yields the protein MKDTGMIRSLDNLGRIVVPVEIRMTRNIDIGDPIEFFILDDHIIVLRKYTSTECTFCRSLDNVIYFKDQFICGRCLQELVNPGLDDQATQQEPDEEIHVPSSDLYAGKKRTKSDELRDRLEQTMQEYPSANQKELAVMLGISQARVSQLKRKFANGR from the coding sequence ATGAAGGATACCGGCATGATCCGAAGTTTAGACAATCTTGGACGCATTGTGGTTCCCGTAGAAATCCGTATGACGCGCAATATCGACATTGGGGATCCTATCGAGTTTTTCATTCTGGACGATCACATTATTGTATTGCGGAAATACACTTCAACGGAATGTACCTTTTGCAGGAGTCTGGACAATGTCATCTATTTCAAGGATCAATTCATCTGCGGCCGCTGCCTTCAGGAGCTGGTGAACCCCGGTCTGGATGACCAGGCAACGCAACAGGAGCCGGATGAGGAGATTCATGTTCCCTCTTCGGATCTTTACGCAGGCAAAAAGAGAACCAAATCGGATGAACTTCGCGATCGGCTGGAACAAACGATGCAGGAGTATCCCTCCGCCAATCAGAAGGAACTTGCCGTGATGCTCGGCATCAGCCAGGCCAGAGTCAGCCAGCTTAAGCGAAAGTTCGCAAACGGCCGGTAG
- a CDS encoding DUF1934 domain-containing protein, with product MPDNQPHKYGVSVTLASLHEGETSVLSVGGEAVQKGPQLYIRFEEPGQGPEGPADSVRTTIKILDEELRIIRHGGVESEQSFRSGHRLPGFYRSPYTQFNLSTETRTLGISRQGRSLTVKWEYELYMYDEPSGQFAISLHIQEEPKR from the coding sequence GTGCCAGATAACCAGCCGCATAAATATGGCGTTTCCGTTACGCTCGCCAGCCTGCACGAAGGAGAGACAAGCGTTCTCAGCGTCGGCGGCGAGGCCGTACAGAAGGGGCCGCAGCTGTATATCCGTTTCGAGGAGCCCGGCCAGGGACCGGAAGGCCCTGCAGACTCCGTACGGACAACGATCAAGATTCTGGATGAAGAGCTCCGGATTATCCGTCATGGCGGAGTCGAGTCCGAGCAGTCTTTTCGGAGCGGGCATCGTCTGCCTGGATTTTACCGGTCTCCATATACCCAATTCAATCTTTCCACCGAGACAAGAACGCTCGGCATCTCGAGGCAAGGACGTTCCCTGACGGTAAAATGGGAATACGAATTATATATGTACGACGAGCCGTCTGGACAGTTTGCCATCAGTTTGCATATACAGGAGGAACCCAAAAGATGA
- a CDS encoding DNA-3-methyladenine glycosylase produces MVPINQNDCRKPEGLPPSSLYALSALHAAPLLLGQHLVRLTEDGEIRCRIVETESYGGAEDKGSHAYGGRRTDRTDVMFRAGGTAYVYLIYGMHHCFNIVTAGENDPHAVLIRAVEPLSPRDAQLMAANRGTAIRKPSDLSGGPGKLCRALRIDRSLSGLLLDQPGGPLRLESGDDPRGLPIVQAPRINIPYAEEYAALPWRFYIRDNPYVSVHDSRAEPFIWTEDRL; encoded by the coding sequence GTGGTACCTATTAACCAAAATGACTGCCGCAAGCCTGAAGGTCTGCCTCCATCCTCCCTTTATGCCCTGTCCGCGCTCCATGCGGCGCCGCTGCTGCTCGGCCAGCATCTCGTCCGCCTCACGGAGGACGGAGAGATCCGCTGCCGGATCGTGGAGACGGAGAGCTATGGCGGAGCGGAAGACAAAGGCAGCCACGCCTATGGCGGACGGCGGACGGACCGCACCGACGTCATGTTCCGCGCCGGAGGAACCGCTTATGTGTATCTCATCTACGGGATGCATCATTGTTTCAATATAGTCACAGCAGGGGAGAACGATCCCCACGCGGTGCTGATCCGCGCGGTGGAGCCTCTCTCTCCCCGGGATGCGCAGCTTATGGCCGCCAATCGCGGAACTGCCATCCGCAAGCCGTCTGACCTTTCCGGCGGCCCGGGCAAGCTGTGCCGGGCGCTGCGCATCGACAGAAGCCTGAGCGGGCTGCTTCTCGACCAGCCCGGCGGACCGCTCCGATTGGAGAGCGGCGATGATCCGCGCGGTCTTCCCATTGTCCAGGCTCCGCGTATCAACATTCCTTACGCGGAAGAGTATGCGGCCCTTCCCTGGCGCTTCTACATCAGGGATAACCCGTACGTATCGGTGCATGACAGCCGGGCCGAGCCCTTCATCTGGACAGAGGACCGCTTGTAA
- a CDS encoding CTP synthase, whose product MTKYIFVTGGVVSSLGKGITAASLGRLLKNRGLKVTIQKFDPYINVDPGTMSPYQHGEVFVTDDGAETDLDLGHYERFIDINLSKNSNVTTGKVYSSVISKERRGEYLGGTVQVIPHITNEIKERVFRAGRETGSDVVITEIGGTVGDIESLPFLEAIRQIKSDIGRENVMYIHVTLIPYIKAAGEVKTKPTQHSVKELRSIGIQPNVIVCRTEYELSADMKAKIALFCDIDANAVVECRDASTLYEVPLNLRNEGLDEIVVNHLKLTTPAPDMREWEALLARINKLERNVEIAIVGKYVALHDAYLSVVESLSHAGFDANSEVNIRWVNAEEITDENVDEILRGVGGILVPGGFGDRGIEGKISAIRYAREKGVPFFGICLGMQVSVIEYGRSILGMAGANSSEIDPATPHPIIDLLPEQKDIEDLGGTMRLGLYPCKLQPNSLAISCYGEELVYERHRHRYEFNNSYRDQIEKAGLLISGTSPDGRLVEIVELPGHPWFLAVQFHPEFTSRPNRPQPLFREFVKASLVHAEQL is encoded by the coding sequence TTGACAAAGTATATTTTTGTAACGGGTGGCGTTGTGTCCTCCCTGGGCAAGGGAATTACGGCTGCTTCGCTAGGCAGGCTGCTCAAAAACAGGGGTCTTAAGGTGACGATCCAGAAATTCGATCCGTACATTAATGTGGACCCGGGAACGATGAGTCCCTACCAGCACGGTGAAGTATTCGTTACGGATGACGGAGCGGAGACCGACCTTGACCTCGGGCACTATGAGCGGTTCATCGACATCAACCTGTCCAAGAACAGCAACGTGACGACAGGTAAAGTGTACTCTTCGGTAATCAGCAAGGAAAGGCGCGGAGAGTATCTGGGCGGCACGGTCCAGGTCATTCCCCACATTACGAACGAAATCAAGGAACGGGTATTCCGCGCAGGCCGCGAGACCGGTTCGGATGTCGTTATTACCGAGATCGGCGGCACCGTCGGCGACATCGAGAGTCTGCCTTTTCTTGAAGCCATCCGTCAAATCAAGAGCGATATCGGCCGTGAAAATGTAATGTATATCCACGTAACCCTCATTCCTTATATCAAGGCTGCGGGCGAAGTGAAGACCAAACCGACCCAGCACAGCGTCAAAGAGCTTCGCAGCATCGGAATTCAGCCTAATGTGATCGTCTGCCGCACGGAATACGAGCTTTCCGCAGACATGAAGGCAAAGATTGCGTTGTTCTGCGACATCGACGCGAATGCGGTTGTGGAATGCCGCGACGCTTCGACGCTGTATGAGGTTCCGCTTAATCTGCGCAACGAAGGACTTGACGAGATTGTCGTCAACCATCTGAAGCTGACTACGCCGGCGCCGGATATGCGTGAATGGGAAGCCTTGCTTGCGCGCATTAACAAGCTGGAGCGCAACGTGGAGATCGCGATTGTCGGCAAATACGTGGCGCTGCACGATGCTTACCTCAGTGTCGTCGAGTCCCTCTCCCACGCGGGATTCGACGCTAATTCCGAAGTCAACATCCGCTGGGTGAACGCTGAGGAGATAACCGACGAGAATGTGGACGAGATACTGCGAGGCGTCGGCGGAATACTGGTGCCTGGCGGCTTCGGCGACCGGGGCATCGAAGGCAAGATTTCCGCGATCCGTTATGCCCGCGAGAAGGGTGTGCCTTTCTTCGGCATTTGTCTGGGAATGCAGGTATCCGTTATCGAATACGGCCGTTCGATCCTGGGAATGGCGGGAGCGAACAGCTCGGAGATTGATCCGGCAACGCCACACCCTATCATCGACCTGCTGCCCGAGCAGAAGGATATCGAGGACCTTGGAGGCACGATGCGTCTGGGTCTTTATCCTTGCAAGCTTCAGCCGAATTCCCTGGCCATATCCTGTTACGGAGAAGAGCTTGTGTATGAACGCCATCGTCACCGGTACGAGTTCAATAATTCCTACCGCGATCAAATCGAAAAAGCAGGCCTACTGATTTCCGGCACTTCCCCGGACGGACGTTTGGTCGAGATCGTAGAGCTTCCGGGTCATCCGTGGTTCCTGGCGGTTCAGTTCCATCCGGAATTCACTTCCCGTCCGAACCGTCCTCAGCCGCTGTTCCGTGAATTTGTCAAAGCCTCGCTAGTTCATGCGGAGCAATTGTAA